One region of Eurosta solidaginis isolate ZX-2024a chromosome X, ASM4086904v1, whole genome shotgun sequence genomic DNA includes:
- the LOC137235090 gene encoding LOW QUALITY PROTEIN: uncharacterized protein (The sequence of the model RefSeq protein was modified relative to this genomic sequence to represent the inferred CDS: inserted 1 base in 1 codon; substituted 2 bases at 2 genomic stop codons), with translation MNAEGSTDEMPSSSASQSSSRPSQLSSTVSQPLILKAFTNIQSYSSGTKNKKITHGIMHMIVKDNLPFTFVEGIGFLDFMKQNIPLYKDPTRNTIKAEIGKLYEEEKKICVIAVKSXIVXPXPLTVHGLLETKPFNGKIGVCELSESHTASHISEILSDAMKSVSIEEDNVKAVVKDNARNIFNAIYEKFGKKRHIPCFVNLNKRKVLEARD, from the exons ATGAATGCGGAAGGTAGCACAGATGAAATGCCGAGTAGTAGCGCCAGTCAGTCAAGTAGCCGGCCAAGTCAGTTGAGTAGCACCGTCAGTCAACCATTAATTTTAAAAGCATTTACCAACATTCAAAGCTATTCCTccggaacaaaaaacaaaaaaattacacatGGAATCATGCACATGATTGTCAAAGATAATTTGCCGTTTACCTTTGTCGAAG GCATTGGCTTCTTAGACTTTATGAAGCAAAATATCCCACTTTACAAAGACCCAACAAGGAACACGATAAAGGCTGAAATTGGTAAACTGTATgaagaggaaaaaaaaatttgtgtcatTGCTGTCAAAT GCATTGTGTAACCCTGACCACTGACCGTCCATGGGTTGCTTGAAACAAAGCCATTTAATGGAAAAATTGGTGTGTGTGAATTGAGTGAGTCCCATACAGCTTCTCATATATCTGAGATTTTGTCCGATGCAATGAAAAGTGTTTCTATTGAGGAAGATAACGTTAAGGCTGTTGTCAAAGACAATGCAAGAAATATTTTCAATGCAATCTatgaaaaattcggaaaaaagcGTCATATTCCATGTTTCGTTAATTTAAACAAACGCAAAGTATTGGAAGCAAGAGATTGA